A single Salmo trutta chromosome 14, fSalTru1.1, whole genome shotgun sequence DNA region contains:
- the LOC115147826 gene encoding plexin-A1-like, translating into MWPIQRSLAAPRLGNLLLLGVLVLLVGPSQTGGQPQAFKTFYPPDWGLTHLAIHNKTGEVYVGSVNWIFKLSSNLTKLRSHMTGPVVDNEKCYPPPSVQSCPHDLAQTSNVNKLLLIDYAQNRLIACGSTSQGICQFLRLDDLFKLGEPHHRKEHYLSSVAESGTMSGVIITSPHGPASKLFIGTPIDGKSEYFPTLSSRKLMANEENADMFSFVYQDEFVSSQLKIPSDTLSKFPAFDIYYIYSFSSEQFVYYLTMQLDTQLTSPDASGEQFFTSKIVRLCVDDPKFYSYVEFPIGCTKDGVEYRLIQDAYLSRPGKQLADSLSISEDEDILFTVFSQGQKNRAKPPKESALCLFTLRRIKEKIKERIQSCYRGEGRLSLPWLLNKELACINSPLQIDDNFCGQDFNQPLGGTSTIEGIPLFIDKDDGLTSVAAYDYRGNTVAFAGTRNGRIKKVRSKRMEGERTLSAAKE; encoded by the exons ATGTGGCCCATACAGAGGTCACTCGCTGCCCCTCGTCTGGGGAACCTGCTCCTTCTTGGGGTACTAGTCCTCTTGGTAGGCCCATCCCAAACAGGAGGCCAACCCCAGGCCTTCAAAACCTTCTACCCGCCCGATTGGGGACTGACACACCTGGCCATCCACAACAAGACGGGCGAGGTCTACGTCGGCTCGGTCAACTGGATCTTCAAGCTCTCCAGCAACCTCACCAAGCTGCGGAGCCACATGACGGGACCCGTGGTGGACAATGAGAAGTGCTACCCCCCGCCCAGCGTCCAGTCCTGCCCCCACGACCTGGCCCAGACCAGCAATGTCAACAAGCTGCTGCTCATTGACTACGCCCAGAACCGGCTCATTGCCTGCGGCAGCACCTCCCAGGGTATCTGCCAGTTTTTAAGGCTGGACGACCTGTTCAAGCTGGGCGAGCCGCACCACCGCAAGGAGCACTACCTGTCCAGCGTGGCCGAGTCCGGCACCATGTCCGGGGTCATCATCACCTCCCCGCATGGCCCCGCCAGCAAGCTCTTCATCGGCACGCCCATCGACGGCAAGTCTGAGTACTTCCCCACGCTCTCCAGCCGCAAGCTGATGGCCAATGAGGAGAACGCCGACATGTTCAGCTTCGTCTACCAGGACGAGTTTGTCTCCTCGCAGCTAAAGATCCCTTCGGACACTCTCAGCAAATTCCCCGCCTTCGACATCTATTACATCTACAGCTTCAGCAGCGAGCAGTTTGTCTACTACCTGACCATGCAGCTGGACACTCAGCTCACCTCGCCAGATGCCTCTGGCGAACAGTTCTTCACCTCCAAGATCGTCCGTCTCTGCGTGGATGACCCTAAGTTCTACTCGTACGTAGAGTTCCCCATTGGCTGCACCAAGGATGGTGTGGAGTACCGCCTCATCCAGGACGCTTACCTCAGCCGGCCCGGGAAGCAGTTGGCCGACTCTTTAAGCATTTCCGAAGATGAGGACATCCTGTTCACGGTCTTCTCCCAAGGCCAGAAAAACCGGGCCAAACCACCCAAGGAGTCGGCCCTGTGCCTGTTCACGCTGCGCcgcatcaaggagaagatcaagGAGCGCATCCAGTCCTGCTACAGGGGAGAGGGAAGGCTGTCGCTGCCCTGGTTGCTCAACAAGGAGCTGGCCTGCATCAACTCG CCTCTTCAGATCGACGACAACTTCTGCGGCCAGGACTTCAACCAGCCGCTGGGCGGGACCAGCACCATCGAAGGGATACCGCTCTTCATCGACAAGGACGACGGCCTGACCTCGGTGGCCGCCTACGATTACCGCGGCAACACCGTGGCCTTCGCCGGCACGCGCAACGGCAGGATAAAGAAGGTAAGGAGCaaaaggatggagggagaaaggacTCTTTCGGCCGCGAAGGAGTAG